The DNA window CTGAGCCTTCCCAGACTCCGATTAACCACGAGAGCGGGACGAGTTCAGCGGGGAGATCCAGGTTCAGTTCGATCATGATCGGGTCAGAGCGTTACCGCTGGCCCCGAAACAGGTTCCACAGCACAACGACAGACGTGAACGCGATACCCAGGCTTGCTGCGGCGAGAAGGCCGACAAAGAATAGTTCGAGCGCGACGAGATCCATGCCGACAGTCTATCCCCCGGAGACGACGGCGACGCTGAGAGCAACGGCGGTGCCGCCGATGATGACGAGCGAGCCCGCGAGGCTCGCCCCAAGGCGATCGATGAACCCCACCTTTCGATGGGTAGAGAGCTGGATAGCGAAGGCGACGAGCATGCTCGCGGCGAGCGCCAGCCAGAGCCACGAAAGCCGGTAGCTCTCCGAGGGCAGGAGGGCGACAGCCACAGCTGCGACCAGTGCGACGAGCCATACGGCGGCGATGCCGCCCCACGTGCGCGCTGGTGTCATTGGAGTATCGGTCACATCTCCATTGTGCCCGATACGGCGAGCGGATGCCCCTCCGAGGAGGTGATCACGCCGCGAGTTGCGCTATCGCTAGTATTGACCCAGCTAATCACTGGAGGTCCTGCGTGGCGCAACTGTTGATTCTGACCTCACGGGTCGACAATGACGTGCTTCCCTCCCTCGGCCTGCTCTCTCACCGGGTTCGTCAGATACCGGCTCAGCCGGCTCAACTCGTCAACGCGCCCGCGAGTGACCTGATCATGATCGACGCGCGAACCGACCTCGCCGGTGCCAAGTCGCTGTGCAAGATCCTCCGGACGACCGGCCTCACCGTGCCGCTCCTTATCGTTCTTACCGAGGGCGGACTCAGCGCGGTGAGCGCGGACTGGGGCGTCGACGATGTTCTCGTTGAGAACGCTGGTCCCGCCGAGGTCGATGCCCGAATCAGGCTGGCCATCGGCAAACAGGCCCTCGAGCAGACCTCGACCAAGATCCAGACCTCCGGCGTCGTCATCGACGAGGCCAGCTACTCGGCGAAGGTCCAGGGTAAACCGCTCGACCTGACCTATAAGGAGTTCGAACTCCTCAGGTTCCTGGCGACGCATCCGTCACGGGTCTTCACCCGCGAGCAGCTGCTCAGCGAAGTGTGGGGCTATGACTACTTCGGCGGCACCCGGACGGTCGACGTGCACGTCCGGCGCTTGCGCGCAAAGCTGGGCGATCTCGAGCAACTCATCGGCACGGTCCGTAACGTTGGTTACCGCTTCAACGTCTATGAGGAGGACAGTGCGCCCGCCGGCTCTTCGCACGCGTAGCCTCTCCACCCCTGGCGCTCGTGCCGCGTTCGACCGCCTTGTTCGGGTGGCCGCAGCTGTCGACGGCCAGGCGCCGTTCAACGACCAGGCGCTCGTGGATGCCGAGAAAGGGACCAGGAAGCTGGTCTTCATCGTTGAGCCGCAGGAGTCGCCCAGCGCCGCCGAGCACCTGGTCGGGGCCGCCATCCTCGGTGAGGATGAACTGGAGCTTGTGGTCGACCCTGAGTGGCGCGGGTCCGGGTACGGCAGCGCTGCCGTCGCCGAACTGCTCTCCGACGCCCCCGCCGGCCTGAAGGCCTGGTCACACGGCGACCACCCGGCAGCGCGCGCACTGGCCAGGCGGTTCGGGTTCACCCCGGTCAGAACCTTGTTGCAGCTGCGGATGCCGCTTGAGCAGTCAGCGACGACCGGCACAGCGTTCGAGAGCTTCCGCCCAGGCGTCGACGAAGACGAGTGGGTAGCGCTCAACGCAAGGATCTTCGCCGACCATCCCGAGCAGGGCAGCATCACGGTGGACGACCTCCATGCCAGGGAAGCCGAAGAATGGTTCGACCCAGGCGACTTCCTCATCGCTCGCGACGAGGCCGGGACGATGATCGGCTACAACTGGCTCAAGATCGAGAATGACCTCGGTGAGGTCTACGTCGTCGGCGTGGACGCACCCGGCCGCGGCCTCGGCAGGTCTCTCATGCTGGCGGGACTCGAACGGATGCGACAGCGGGGCTGTACGACGGCGGCGCTCTACGTCGAGGCAGACAACACTCCGGCCGTGGCCCTGTACCGCTCGCTCGGCTTTTCCGACCATACGGTCGACGTGCAGTACGTGCTTGGCGAACCGCCCGCGGCCCGTCACGCTGAATCCTGACCGACTGAACGCCCTGGCGACCGCCGCTGCCTGGCAATGTGCGCGGTGGTTGCTCAAGGTGACAAGATATTGCAATGGCATCAGACAGCATGGCCCAGGACTCCGGCCTCGGCTGGGACGACGACGACTTCGACCCCGCATTCGAGCGTGACGACCCTGCCCTTCCCGAGGGCCGATACCTCGACAGGGAGATCAGCTGGCTCGCCTTCAACCAAAGGGTGCTGGAACTCGCCGAGGACCGCTCGGTGCCCGCGCTCGAGCGGGCCAACTTCCTCGCCATCTTCGCATCGAACCTCGATGAGTTCTTCATGGTGAGGGTCGCCGGGCTCAAGCGTCGCGTTCTCACCGGCCTCGCTGTGCCCACCAACATCGGCCGTGCGCCCGCCGACGTACTCGAGGACATCTCGGAGAAGGCCCACGAACTCCAGTTGCGCCACGCTCGCGTCTGGAGCGATCAGGTCAAGCCGGATCTCACCGCAGCCGGCGTCAGCGTCGTGAGTTGGGACGCGCTCAATCGCGAGGACAAGGCGCGACTCAGCGACTACTTCTCGCAGCAGATCTTTCCGGTGCTCATGCCCCTCGCGGTCGACCCTGTGCACCCGTTCCCCTACATTTCGGGGCTCTCGCTCAACCTCGCCGTCCGGGTAAGGAACACAAAGACCGGACGGCAGGAGTTCGCGAGGCTGAAAGTGCCTCAGATGCTGCCCCGTTTCGTGCGGGTGGACCCCTCCGCCACGCTCGACGACGTTCAGTTCGTTTCACTCGAAGACCTCATCGCGAACCACCTCGGCGACCTGTTCCCCGGGATGGAGATCGTTGAGCACCACGTGTTCCGCGTCACACGCAACGAGGACGTGGAAATCGAGGAGGACGAAACCGAGAACCTCATCCAGGCCCTCGAGAAGGAACTGCTCCGCCGTCGCTTCGGACCGCCCATCCGCCTCGAGATCACCGAGGACATGGACGACGTCACACTCGACCTGCTTGTGCGCGAGCTCGACGTGACCGAGCAGGAGGTCTACCGGCTGCCTGCGCCCCTCGACCTCGGCGGCCTGTTCAGCCTGTCGGGGATCGATCGTCCCGACCTGAGATACCCGCCGCGCGTTCCGACCACTGCACTTGAATTCCAGCCGGCCGAGCCGAACGGAAAAGCAGACATCTTCGGCGCGATCTCCCGCGGCGACGTTCTCGTACACCACCCGTACGAGTCATTCGCCACGAGCGTCCAGGCCTTCCTCGAGCAGGCCGCTGCTGACCCGCATGTCCTCGCCATCAAACAGACCCTGTACCGCACCTCGGGCGACTCCCCCATCGTCGAGGCCCTCATCGATGCCGCCGAGGCTGGAAAGCAGGTTCTCGCGCTCGTCGAGATCAAGGCTCGCTTCGACGAACAAGCCAACATCTCCTGGGCCCGGAAGCTCGAGAAGGCTGGAGTGCACGTGGTCTATGGCCTCGTCGGGCTCAAGACGCACTGCAAACTTGCCCTCGTCATCCGTGAAGAAAAAGGGACGCTCAAGCACTACAGCCACATCGGCACGGGAAACTACAACCCGAAGACCAGCCGGATCTATGAGGACCTCGGTCTGTTCACCGCAGACGCGCAGGTGGGCAAGGACCTCACCCGCCTGTTCAATGAGCTGTCCGGCTACGCCATCGAGAAGAAGTTCAAGAGGCTGCTTGTCGCTCCCCTGCACCTGCGCAAGGGCCTGCTCAAGCACATCGAGACCGAGCGAAGGAACGCTGAGGCCGGCAAGCCGAGCGGGATCAGGATCAAGGTCAACTCGATCGTCGATGAGGCCATCATCGATGGGCTCTACCGGGCGAGCCAGGCCGGAGTTCCCGTCGATATCTGGGTGCGGGGCATTTGCAGCCTCCGGCCGGGCTACCCGGGCATGAGCGAGAACATGCGTGTTCGCTCAATCCTGGGCCGGTTCCTCGAGCACTCCCGCATCTTCTCGTTCGTCAACGACGGCGATCCCCACGTCTTCATCGGCAGCGCCGACATGATGCACCGCAACCTCGACCGTCGCGTCGAGGCGCTGGTACGCCTGACGTCTCCGGCGCACCTCGCGGAGATCGAGGGACTGTTCGACGTCGCCATGGATGACAAGACCTCGTCGTGGCACCTCGACTCCGACGGTGAGTGGGAGCGCCACAGCGTCGGCGAGAACGGCGAGGCACTCGTCGACCTGCAGGACAGGCTGATGTTGAAGACCAGCCTGCGTCGCCGGCAGAGGAGCCGCAGGTGACGAGCGCCGTCTACGCCGCCGGGGCCGTGTGCTGGCGGCTCATCGACGGCAGAATCCACATTCTCGTGATTCACCGAACGAAGTACGCCGACGTGACCCTGCCCAAGGGCAAGGTCGACCCCGGCGAGTCGCTGCCCCAGACCGCGGTACGGGAGATCCGCGAGGAGACCGGTCTCGCCGTCACCCTCGGCGTCCCCCTCGGCGTCTCCGCGTACACGCTCGCAAGCGGCAAGGAAAAAGTCGTCCATTACTGGGCGAGCGAGGTGACGGATGCCGCGGTTCTCGCGTCGACCTTCGTCCCGAACGGCGAGGTCGCCGCGCTCGAGTGGGTCACCATCAGGCGGGCCAGGAACTACCTGAGTTACGACCGTGACGTAGAGATCATCGACACCTTTGCGACACTCGTCGACGAGGGCGTTACCTCGACCTTCGCGCTGATCGCCCTCCGGCACGGCAAAGCTGTATCGCCGTCCTCCTGGGACGGACCGGATGCGAGCCGCCCCCTCACCGCTCGTGGTGTTGAGCAGGCCAACGAGATCGTCGGAACGCTTGAGGCCTTTGGTGTGCGCCGTATCGTCTCGAGCACCGCGGTTCGCTGCGCAACGACAGTAGCTCCCCTCGCGGCGGCAACCGGGATCGAAGTGCGACGCACCGACCTGATCAGCCAGGACGCCTACGAGTCGGGAACGTCCGACGTCCGCAAGGTCGTGGGCAAGCGGGTTCGTTCGGGAAAGACCGCCGTGCTCTGCAGCCACGGGCCCGTGCTCCCCGACATCCTCCGCGAAATCGCCCTGGCGACCGGAAGCATCACCGGCTCGTATCTCTCGAGCGCCGCCGGGCTCTCCACCGGCGCTTTCAGCGTCGTGCATCTCTCGGCGAGTAACCCGAGTTCGGGAATCATCTCGATCGAGACCCACGAACCCCGCGCATGAGCGCCCGGTTGGAAACCGGTCGTTAACCTTCCGTTCACCGCGATGAGGGACGCTCGTAAGGCCACACACCTAACGTCACCTGTGGGCCCGACGGGCCCGTCCCGTAATCACTATGAATGGACACATTTCGTGAAGTTCTCGAAGGTCGGCCGCATCGCGGTCATCGCAGCAGTGGCAACTCTCACCCTTTCATCCTGTGCGGCCAATGAAAAGGCCGACAGCACAGGCAGTTCAGACAGCACCCTCTCCGGCGAACTCGTCGGCATCGGCGCTTCCAGCCAGGGAAGCGCCCAGGAAGCTTGGATCGCGGGTTTCCAGACCGCGAACCCTGAGGTCACGGTCAACTACGACCCGCAGGGATCCGGCGCGGGCCGGGAGAACTTCATCTCCGGCGCAGCCGCCTTCGCCGGGTCTGACTCGCTCCTGAGCGACGAGGAGCTCGAGGGAGATTTCGAGAGCTGCGCTCCCGGAACGAAGGCCATCGACCTCCCCGTCTACATCTCCCCCATCGCCGTGATCTTCAACGTCGACGGAGTGGACGAGCTCAACCTCGATTCAGACACACTCGCGAAAATCTTCTCCGGAGAAATCACCAGCTGGGATGACCCGGCAATCGCCGCGCTGAACCCGGATGCGACGCTTCCGTCCGCGCCGATCACAGCGGTGCACCGTTCGGACGACTCCGGAACGACGAAGAACTTCGCCGACTACCTCAACAAGACGGCGCCAGAGGCATGGACCGCCGAGCCGAGCGACACCTTCCCGTTCAAGACCGGTGAGGGCGCGCAGGGGACATCGGGTGTTGTCGACGCCGTCTCAAACGGATCGAACACCATCGGGTACGCGGACGCGTCGAAGGCGGGCGACCTGGACACCGCGAAGATCAAGGTCGGCGAGGAGTTCGTTGAGTACACAGCGGATGCCGCCGCAGCGGTCGTCGAAGGATCCCCGATGGTCGAGGGCCGTGAGGCAAACGACATCGCAATTGAGCTCGACCGGGAGACGACTGACCCGAGCCACTACCCGCTCGTCCTCGTCAGCTACGCGATCGCCTGCCAGGAGTACGCTGACCCCGACGACGCTGAACTCGTCAAGGAGTACCTCACGTACATCGCCGGAGAAGACGGCCAGCAGGTCGCCGTCGAGGCCGCCGGCGCTGCACCGCTCTCGAGCGAGCTGAGCGACAAGGTCAAGACGGCCATCGAATCCATCAAGTAAACAGCTCTCTGATCTGTCCGCCATGCCCGCTGACCCGGGCATGGCGGACAGGCCGGGCAAGGTAAAGACGAAGGCACATGACCACTACAGCGCAGCCACCGAAAACACCGGTGCAGCCAGCCAGTCCCGGTGAGCCCGAGGCCCCGGTCCGTCCGCCGAAGCCCGTCCAGCGGCGGGGCGACCGGATCTTCAGCGGCTCGACACTCACGGCAGGAATCGTCATTCTTGTCACGCTCGCGGCCGTCGCGATCTTCCTTGTCGCTCAGAGCCTCCCCGCGTTCACCGCGGGCGAAGAAGACATCAAGGGCGACGCCACAAACTTCCTGTCCTACGTCTGGCCGCTCGTCTTCGGCACCGTCTGGGCCGCGTTCCTCGCGCTCGTCATCGCGGTACCGCTGTCGATCATGGTCGCGTTGTTCATTACCCATTACGCTCCTCGCCGGCTTGCGCAGAGCCTCGGCTACGTCATCGACCTGCTCGCCGCGGTGCCGAGCGTCGTCTACGGCCTGTGGGGCATCGGGGTCCTCGCCCCGGCGGTGCAGCCGGTCTACAGCTGGCTCGTGACCAACATGGGCTGGTTCCCACTCTTCGCCGGGCCCGTCTCAGGCACAGGTCGCACAATCCTCACCGTTGGGATCGTCCTCGCCGTCATGATCCTCCCGATCATCACCTCACTGTCCAGGGAAATCTTCCTCCAGACGCCGAAACTCCACGAGGAAGCCGCACTCGCACTCGGTGCGACACGGTGGGAGATGATCACCATCGCCGTCCTCCCCTTCGGGCGGCCAGGCATCGTCTCGGCGTCCATGCTCGGCCTCGGGCGAGCGCTCGGGGAGACCATGGCCGTTGCGATGGTCCTGTCCCCCAGCCTCATCATCAGTCTCGTCCTCCTGCAGTCTCAGAACCCGACAACGATCGCCGCGAACATCGCCCTCAACTTCCCCGAAGCCCACGGCGTCGGCGTGAACATCCTCATCGCGAGCGGGCTGATCCTCTTCGCGATCACGTTCGTCGTCAACTTCATCTCGCGCGCGATCGTTGATCGCCGCAAGGCATTCTCCGGAGCGAACTGATGGCCATCACACAGGCGCCGATGTCGAGCGCTCTCAAGGCGGGCAAACTCAACAGGTTCACGCCGCTGTACGTCATCCTCGGTGCACTCGGGGTCTCCGTCGCGGCGTTCGCAATCCTCGGCGCGCCAAACATCGCCGGCATCCTCATCGTCACCGCGGTGATCTTCGTCGTGACCTACTGGCTGCTCTCGCTGTTCGTCGAAGGCTCGAGGAAGGCAACGGACAGGCTGATGACCAGCCTCGTCGTCATCGCCTTCCTGATCGCGCTCATCCCCCTGATCTCGGTCGCCGTCACCACGGTGACCAACGGTTCGGCCCGCTTCGACCTCGACTTCTTCACGATGTCGATGCGTAACGTCGTCGGCGAAGGCGGCGGCGCGCTGCACGCGATCGTCGGCACCCTTCTGATCACGCTCGCCACGAGCATCATCTCGGTTCCCATCGGCATCCTCACCGCCATCTACCTCGTTGAGTACGGCCGTGGAAAACTCGCCAGGTGGATCACCTTCCTCGTCGACGTGATGACCGGCATCCCCTCGATCGTCGCCGGCCTCTTCGCCTACGCCCTCCTGGTCATCTTCTTCGGTGAGGGCGTGCGGCTCGGCATCGGCGGCGCGATCGCACTGAGCGTGCTGATGATCCCGGTCATCGTGCGATCGACCGAAGAGATGCTGAAGCTCGTGCCCAACGAGCTCCGTGAGGCGTCGTACGCGCTCGGTGTGCCCAAGTACCTCACGATCCTCAAGGTGGTCCTCCCCACCTCCCTCGCGGGAATCGTCACGGGCGTCATGCTCTCGGTCGCCCGCGTGATCGGCGAGACGGCGCCGCTGCTCATCATCGCCGGTTACACGCAGAGCATGAACTACAACCTCTTCGACGGCCGAATGATGGCGCTTCCGACATTCGTCTACAACTCGTACGCCCAGCAGGGCACCGACGCGCAGGCCTACATCGACAGGGCATGGACCGGCGCACTCACGCTCATCCTGATCGTGATGGCGCTCAACCTCATCGCGCGACTCGTCGCGAACATCTTCTCGCCCAAACTGGGCCGCTAGCCTCAACCCGAAGGAATACAGTGTCAAAGCGCATCGAGGTCAAGGACCTCAAGGTCTACTACTCCAGCTTCCTGGCGGTCGAAGACATCTCACTGACGATCGAACCGCGCACCGTGACGGCGTTCATCGGCCCGAGCGGTTGCGGGAAGTCGACCTTCCTGCGAACCCTCAACCGCATGCACGAGGTGATCCCCGGCGCACGCGTCGAGGGCGAGGTCCTCATCGACGGTGACAACCTCTACGCACCGGGCGTCGACCCCGTACTGGTCCGCCGCCAGGTCGGCATGGTCTTCCAGCGGCCCAACCCGTTCCCGACGATGTCGATTCGCGACAACGTCCTCGCCGGTGTGAAGCTCAACAACCGGAAGATCTCCAAGTCGGATGCCGACGACCTCGTTGAGAAGTCACTGCGCGGTGCGAACCTGTGGAACGAGGTCAAGGACCGGCTGGAGAAGCCAGGGTCGAGCATCTCGGGCGGTCAGCAGCAGCGGTTGTGCATTGCCCGCGCCATCGCCGTGTCTCCTGACGTGCTGCTGATGGACGAGCCGTGCTCTGCGCTCGACCCGATCTCGACCCTCGCCATCGAGGACCTGATCGAGGAGCTCAAGAACGAGTACACGATCGTCATCGTCACTCACAACATGCAGCAGGCATCCCGGGTCTCCGACCGCACGGCGTTCTTCAACATTGCGGGTACCGGCAAGCCGGGCAAGCTCATCGAGTACGACGACACCAACACGATCTTCACCCAGCCGAGCGTCCAGGCCACCGAGGACTACGTCTCCGGCCGGTTCGGCTAAACCGCCTTCGGCCCGGACAAGCCGGGGACCGCGAGAGCTGCACTTCCATGCCCGCGCTGCAGATGCTTCTGCAGCGCGGGCATGGATCTGTAGCGGGTGGCGCGGGAGCCTGTGCGCGTGCGGGAGCCTTGCGGATGCCGGCAGCGCGGGAGCCCGTACGGATGCGCCTGCCATGCGGATGCCAGCAGCGCGGGTGCGGCTGCGTCCGCAGCGCTCGGATCAGGTGGTGTGGATGACGATGAGCGGGTCAGTGGTGGGCTGCTCCGAGCCACCAGCAGGTTCGACCGTCACGCCGACGGCATCCCCTGCGGCCATAGAGCCCTCGAGGACACGCCAGCTCTCGCCGGCACGATGGGTGTTGAAGACACCAGCGGAGATGGGGCCGTCTTCACCGATGTACCAGAGTTCGTAGGTCTTGTCCTCGGGCAAACTTGCGAGCCCGTCGACGATGAACACTGACTCAGCGAGGGCGCCAGACCACACGAGAGTCGCAGTGACCTGCTTCTCGTCGGTGATGTTCGTAAGCCTGATCGTCTCGCGCGCCACATCGGGCTGCGCCTCGATGTGTGCGAGCCTGAGCGCTTCCGTGAGTCCGTTGCCATTGTTGAGAGCGCTCGTGAGGGCGTTCGCGCCGAGGAACACCGCGACGAGAGCAGCGGCAGCTGCGAGAGCGGCAGCGGGTCGTGAGTACCAGCGCGCTCGCGCTTTGTGCTCTGCCTTCGAGACACGGGCGGACTGACCGGCCGGGGAGCCTGTGCTCGGCGCAGGCGTCGACGCCTGCCGCTGAACCGGTTCGTCCGTATCGACCGCGCGCGGAGACGCTGTCTTCACCGCTGGGGTTTCAGCCTCAGCGGGCAACTGCGGCAGGGTCGCGATACTGGCCATGATGCTTGCCTTGAGCGAGGCAGGAGGTTCGACTCCCGTCGAGAGGAGGTCAGCTGTCGCCTCGAACCCCACGACGTCAGCCTGCGCGTCGGTCGACGAAGCAAGGTGCTCCTCGAACCGGGCCGTATCGTCGACGTCGAGCGCGCCAAGGGCGTAAAGCGCCGCGAGCGAGGAGGCGTCGGACGGCTCGCCGACGGTGAGGTCGTCGTTGTTCGTCGTGTCGTCGTTCACAGTGCCACCCCCAATTCCTCTCGCAGCTTGATCATCCCATCCCGTATCCGTGTTTTCACGGTTCCCAGCGGAATACCGAGCCGCTCGGCCACTTCGGCCTGGGACAGGCCTCCGTGGTAGGCCAGGCTGATCGCCTGGCGCTGAATGTCGCTCAGCGTCTGCAATGCACGATCAACCCGCTCGGATTCGAGTTTCAGTTCAACATCCTCTGAGACGCTGTCGTAGTCAACCTTCTGATCCCGGATGCCGATTCGGACATCCCGGTCCCGACCAGCCTGCGACGCACGCACACGGTCGACAGCCCTGCGGTGCGCCATGGTCAGGATCCAACCGCGTGCTCCACCTTTATTCGGAGCGAAACGGGTTGCGGTTTGCCAGATCTCGAGAAAAATCTCCTGGGTGACTTCCTCGGCCTGGGCGCGATCCACCAGGATCCGCTGGACGAGGCCGAATACCCGAGGCGCGTACAGATCGTAGAGCTGAGAGAACGCGTCCTGGCTTCCGCCGGCGACGCGGGTGAGAAGAAGCGTCGACCGATCATCGCCGGAGATCTCCGTCGATACCACTTCCGCTTCTTCTGGCACGTTTCCAAGCTTCTCACATGGGCTGTCACATGACAGCGACCGGGCCGCAGAACGCCTCTCGGCGTGAGGCCGCTCAGAGCGGCGAATATTGGAGCCCGGGGTTACTGCGGCCCGGCCATTCACCAGTCTACCCAAAGGTGAATGAAAACGCCTCGACACCGGCGCCGACCTTGACATCGAGGGTTCCGGCCTCTATGCCTTTCGTCTCCACCAGCAGATATGAGGTCGGCGTACCGGTGACCTCGATGACCTTTGTCTTGCCGTTCACATCAAGCGTCACACTGCCTTCGCCCGCGAGAACCATCCGCACCTCACTCGCCGTGTAGTTCAGTCGAACAGAGGCGTCGGCCCCGGTGGGGGTGACAGCCTGCGTTCCGACATCCCATTCACCAGACAACGCGAAGGCGTCCTTCGGGAGCTTGTCCGGGAATCGATACTCCCGTTGTCCCTTCGTGTACTTCTCCTCGCCGGCGAAGTTCACTTTCTTCGTCGACCCCAGGTAGGTCTCGGGCGTCGTTGCGCCGCTGTCCGGGGTGTCATCAGCGACATCGGTTGCCGTCGGCAGGGTGACATCCGGGTCAGCCTTTGTGAGCAACTCCCTGATGTGCTTCTCTGTCGTCTCATACCCGCCCTCGCCCAGCTTGATGTGGCGAACCGTGCCGTCGGCATCGATGAGATAGGAGGCGGGCCAATAGCGGTTGCGGTAGTTCGTCCACGTCGAGAGGTTGTTGTCGATGGCGACCGGGTAATCGATGCCGAAGTTCTTCGCCCCAGCCTGAACGTTATTGACCTCTTTTTCGAAGGCGTACTCGGGCGCATGAACGCCGATGACCTCGAGCCCGGCATCGCGGTATGCGTCGTACCACGCCGTGACGTGGGGCAGCGAGCGCTGGCAGTTGATGCAGGAGTATGCCCAGAAGTCGACGAGGACCACCTTGCCCCTCAACTGGTCGAGGGAGACTGCCGCGTTGTCCGTTGTATTGAACCACTCGGTGATTCCGGTGAGCTCGGGGGCAGTGCCGCAGCTCTCGAGTTCGGCGCCGCCGTTCGAGCACTTATCGAGGTCGCGGTTCTCGTCGGTCACGATGCCGCCGAGGTTGAGGGCCTCCTGGACCTCATCCGACTCGTTGATCTGGTTCTGGATGGCGCTCGTGTAGTCGGGAACGAGACGCTGAAGCAGCTGCGGAACGTTGAACACGAGCCCGATGGCCAGGGCGATCATGACGATACCGCCGGTGAGACGAATGGCGGACTGGTGCTTGCGGAAAGTCTTGACCCGCTCACCGACCCGACGGCCGGCGAGTGCGAAGACGAGGAGCGGGATGGCGGCACCGATCGCGAACGAGAGGGTGAGGACGACGGTGTCAGCACCGATTTGCCCGGTTGATCCTGCGACGGTGATGGCGGCGAGCACCGGGCCGGCGCACGGCACGTAAACGGCGCCAAGGGCGATGCCGAGGCCAAACCCGGAGCGATCGGTTCCGACATTCTTCTGCGGGATCTTCGAGAACGGCTTCTCGAGAATGTGCTGGAACTTCGGCACGATGAGGCCGACGCCGATGAGCACGAGGACGACAATTCCCGCCCAGCGAAGGAAGTCCTGCGGAAGGTTGAGGAGCGCGAGCAGGAGCGATCCGAGCAACGTGAAGAGGCTGAAACTGACAACGAGTCCCGCGATGACCAGGTAGGGACGGAGGGACTGTGCCCGCGCGAGAACCTTTCCTTTCTCGTCGGTCGGTCTGGCGCCCTGGACGCCGCCAGACAAGAAGATGACCGGCAGGACGGGAAGGATGCAGGGTGAAATACCCGTGATCAATCCGCCGAGCAGGCCGATGAGGGCGAGCGTGAACATGGTGCCTCCGTAAGTGGTTGAAGGCTCTTCGGAGCGGGGGTCGAATCCGATTGGAGTGGGGGACGACACCGCGATAATCGGGCCGAAACGGTGCGGCCCCGAACTTTTTTGGAAATCTTCCAAACCTTTGGGCATCCGGCTCCGAATGAACCTTCACAGCCGCACAGCACGTGGCATGGGGGTCGGGACACTCGGCCACAACTGAAGGAGAACCAGCTCATGAAAACCAAGCGCAACACACTCGCAGCACTGTCGCTGTTGGCCATCACGGCCTTCGGACTGACCGCCTGTTCCTCAAGCATGGAGCAGGAGCCGGCCACCGACTCTGGCGGATCAGAGTCGAGCGAGTCGGCCGAGCCGATGGAGGAAATGGACCCGGCCGCGAACCTCGTCGGCGCCGGATGTGCCGACTACGCAGAAATGGTTCCGGAGGGCGCAGGCTCTGTCGTCGGCATGAGCCAGGACCCCGTCGCGGTCGCAGCCGGAAACAACCCGCTGCTCACCACCCTCACCGCGGCCGTATCCGGCCAGCTCAACCCGGACGTAAACCTTGTCGACACGCTCAACGGCGACGAGTTCACGGTCTTCGCTCCGGTGGATGACGCCTTTGCGATGATCGACCCGGCAACCATCGAGACGCTCAAGACCGACTCGGAGATGCTCACCTCCATCCTGACCTACCACGTCGTTCCCGGCCA is part of the Mycetocola zhujimingii genome and encodes:
- a CDS encoding response regulator transcription factor: MAQLLILTSRVDNDVLPSLGLLSHRVRQIPAQPAQLVNAPASDLIMIDARTDLAGAKSLCKILRTTGLTVPLLIVLTEGGLSAVSADWGVDDVLVENAGPAEVDARIRLAIGKQALEQTSTKIQTSGVVIDEASYSAKVQGKPLDLTYKEFELLRFLATHPSRVFTREQLLSEVWGYDYFGGTRTVDVHVRRLRAKLGDLEQLIGTVRNVGYRFNVYEEDSAPAGSSHA
- the mshD gene encoding mycothiol synthase; this translates as MRPPALRTRSLSTPGARAAFDRLVRVAAAVDGQAPFNDQALVDAEKGTRKLVFIVEPQESPSAAEHLVGAAILGEDELELVVDPEWRGSGYGSAAVAELLSDAPAGLKAWSHGDHPAARALARRFGFTPVRTLLQLRMPLEQSATTGTAFESFRPGVDEDEWVALNARIFADHPEQGSITVDDLHAREAEEWFDPGDFLIARDEAGTMIGYNWLKIENDLGEVYVVGVDAPGRGLGRSLMLAGLERMRQRGCTTAALYVEADNTPAVALYRSLGFSDHTVDVQYVLGEPPAARHAES
- a CDS encoding RNA degradosome polyphosphate kinase, with the protein product MASDSMAQDSGLGWDDDDFDPAFERDDPALPEGRYLDREISWLAFNQRVLELAEDRSVPALERANFLAIFASNLDEFFMVRVAGLKRRVLTGLAVPTNIGRAPADVLEDISEKAHELQLRHARVWSDQVKPDLTAAGVSVVSWDALNREDKARLSDYFSQQIFPVLMPLAVDPVHPFPYISGLSLNLAVRVRNTKTGRQEFARLKVPQMLPRFVRVDPSATLDDVQFVSLEDLIANHLGDLFPGMEIVEHHVFRVTRNEDVEIEEDETENLIQALEKELLRRRFGPPIRLEITEDMDDVTLDLLVRELDVTEQEVYRLPAPLDLGGLFSLSGIDRPDLRYPPRVPTTALEFQPAEPNGKADIFGAISRGDVLVHHPYESFATSVQAFLEQAAADPHVLAIKQTLYRTSGDSPIVEALIDAAEAGKQVLALVEIKARFDEQANISWARKLEKAGVHVVYGLVGLKTHCKLALVIREEKGTLKHYSHIGTGNYNPKTSRIYEDLGLFTADAQVGKDLTRLFNELSGYAIEKKFKRLLVAPLHLRKGLLKHIETERRNAEAGKPSGIRIKVNSIVDEAIIDGLYRASQAGVPVDIWVRGICSLRPGYPGMSENMRVRSILGRFLEHSRIFSFVNDGDPHVFIGSADMMHRNLDRRVEALVRLTSPAHLAEIEGLFDVAMDDKTSSWHLDSDGEWERHSVGENGEALVDLQDRLMLKTSLRRRQRSRR
- a CDS encoding NUDIX hydrolase, whose product is MTSAVYAAGAVCWRLIDGRIHILVIHRTKYADVTLPKGKVDPGESLPQTAVREIREETGLAVTLGVPLGVSAYTLASGKEKVVHYWASEVTDAAVLASTFVPNGEVAALEWVTIRRARNYLSYDRDVEIIDTFATLVDEGVTSTFALIALRHGKAVSPSSWDGPDASRPLTARGVEQANEIVGTLEAFGVRRIVSSTAVRCATTVAPLAAATGIEVRRTDLISQDAYESGTSDVRKVVGKRVRSGKTAVLCSHGPVLPDILREIALATGSITGSYLSSAAGLSTGAFSVVHLSASNPSSGIISIETHEPRA
- the pstS gene encoding phosphate ABC transporter substrate-binding protein PstS, whose translation is MKFSKVGRIAVIAAVATLTLSSCAANEKADSTGSSDSTLSGELVGIGASSQGSAQEAWIAGFQTANPEVTVNYDPQGSGAGRENFISGAAAFAGSDSLLSDEELEGDFESCAPGTKAIDLPVYISPIAVIFNVDGVDELNLDSDTLAKIFSGEITSWDDPAIAALNPDATLPSAPITAVHRSDDSGTTKNFADYLNKTAPEAWTAEPSDTFPFKTGEGAQGTSGVVDAVSNGSNTIGYADASKAGDLDTAKIKVGEEFVEYTADAAAAVVEGSPMVEGREANDIAIELDRETTDPSHYPLVLVSYAIACQEYADPDDAELVKEYLTYIAGEDGQQVAVEAAGAAPLSSELSDKVKTAIESIK